In Panacibacter microcysteis, the genomic stretch AGGTAATTTTACCACTAAGTTTCTTGATACTTTCAAAATGGTTTAATAATAAATGTCCCGCTCAAACAGCGGGATTTTTTTTATGTACCATGCAGCATTACTGCTATTAGGCTGCTGTTGCGTCGCACTCTTGTACTGTTAAATCTATACTGAACAAAAGCGAAGATGGAAGCTAAACTTTAGTAAAGGCTTTTCTGCATTTTTTTAATAATATCTTCGGGCATCACTATTTTCAGGCTATCATGACAAAGCTTTTACTCCGGCGATTGATATATCTGCTCACATTTGCTTTTTTCATCTGGCTTGCACTCGCCACAAGGCATCATAAAACGTGGTTTACGCTGCTCATCGTTAAGTATGGTGGTGATGTTTTATGGGCAGGTGCTTTTCTTTTTTTATTGCGTGCTGTTTTTATAAATGCATCGCTGTTAAAGCTCGCCTTATGCTGCTATCTTTTGGGTGTTATAGATGAATTGTCTCAGTTGATTAATACACCATGGGCCAATGAAATAAGAAGCACCACGTTGGGCAGGCTTATGTTTGGCGTTGGGTTTTTATGGTCTGATCTTTTGTGTTATGTGGCAGGCACATTACTTGCTTT encodes the following:
- a CDS encoding DUF2809 domain-containing protein, giving the protein MTKLLLRRLIYLLTFAFFIWLALATRHHKTWFTLLIVKYGGDVLWAGAFLFLLRAVFINASLLKLALCCYLLGVIDELSQLINTPWANEIRSTTLGRLMFGVGFLWSDLLCYVAGTLLAFLLILLIEKDIIKEKVTQPE